The Deltaproteobacteria bacterium DNA window CGCCATCCTGGCGGCCATCGCCATCCCGCAGTTCACCATGTACAGGCTCAGGGGCTACAAGTCGGAGCTCGACAGCGACGCCAAGAACGTCTACACGGCGGCCCAGGCCTACCTGACCGACAACCCCACCGGCACGGTAAACACACTGGCCATACTCCAGAACAGCGGCTACCAGAAGTCGACTAACGTATCCTTCGTCGACGGCTCCATGACGCTGAGCGCCGGAAACATCGAGATATATAGCACGGCCCTCAACGCCTCGGCGAAGGACAACAACGCCGTCATCTTCTACAACGGCAGGATAGAGTTCGCCAACACGCCGTAAGGCACGGCGCCGCGGCCGAGGACCCCGTTCGGCGGCCATGGGGTCTGCGAGAGGGAGGGGCTTGAGCGAGTCCCTCCCTTTTTCGTTGCCGGCCCCTTCCCATCCATCTCCCCCCGCGCGGCGCTCCTGCGTGGGGGCGCTTTCTTGCAGGCCCATGATCAAGATAGACGAAACCCGCATAAGGCCCCGTATCTTT harbors:
- a CDS encoding prepilin-type N-terminal cleavage/methylation domain-containing protein, producing the protein MFERFRINREEGFTLVELLIVVAIIAILAAIAIPQFTMYRLRGYKSELDSDAKNVYTAAQAYLTDNPTGTVNTLAILQNSGYQKSTNVSFVDGSMTLSAGNIEIYSTALNASAKDNNAVIFYNGRIEFANTP